A window of Corallococcus macrosporus DSM 14697 contains these coding sequences:
- a CDS encoding SCO family protein produces MAALGISATAGAMLLRGQGSSGPLPQLGALPDFTFTRHDGQPFGSAQLRGKPFVANFIFTRCPTICPEFTRKMVGVQKATASFGAGLQLVSFSVDPKYDTPERLAEYGERHGADFSRWSFLTGDYEQLKETIVQGFKVSMGREPGAPEDDLLSIFHGTHFVLVDDAGQIRGYYDSADSDSTDRLIRDTQRLAKTGH; encoded by the coding sequence GTGGCCGCGCTCGGCATCTCCGCCACGGCGGGGGCCATGTTGCTCCGCGGCCAGGGCAGCAGTGGCCCGCTGCCCCAGTTGGGCGCGCTGCCGGACTTCACCTTCACCCGGCATGACGGCCAGCCCTTCGGGAGCGCGCAGCTCCGGGGCAAGCCCTTCGTGGCCAACTTCATCTTCACGCGCTGCCCCACCATCTGCCCGGAGTTCACCCGGAAGATGGTGGGCGTGCAGAAGGCCACGGCGTCCTTCGGCGCGGGGCTCCAGTTGGTGTCGTTCTCCGTGGATCCGAAGTACGACACCCCGGAGCGGCTCGCCGAGTATGGCGAGCGCCACGGCGCGGACTTCTCCCGCTGGAGCTTCCTCACCGGCGACTACGAGCAGCTCAAGGAGACCATCGTCCAGGGCTTCAAGGTCAGCATGGGCCGCGAGCCCGGCGCGCCCGAGGACGACCTGCTGTCCATCTTCCACGGCACGCACTTCGTGCTCGTGGACGACGCCGGGCAGATTCGCGGCTACTACGACAGCGCGGACAGCGACTCCACCGACCGCCTCATCCGCGACACCCAGCGCCTGGCGAAGACGGGGCACTGA
- a CDS encoding Fis family transcriptional regulator, translating to MTSKGYREVELVCNRSSLLLHGGTEEERRSWAQEAARNFDVELVEVRQAAELPQALRQPDGVVFIADVAKLGRDAQFALLRCLQTQEERPKLVLGVSGSADAALARGTLRDDLHYRLHQAQVDLQKDGLRELLKHRWAQQAEQLAQKAAAARTAEEAARQAAIARLPGTVTRIAPRQKAKPVGGNASRAKGVPRNAAR from the coding sequence GTGACATCGAAGGGTTATCGAGAAGTGGAGCTCGTCTGTAACCGTTCCTCGCTGCTCCTGCATGGGGGCACGGAGGAGGAGCGGCGCTCCTGGGCGCAGGAAGCCGCGCGCAACTTCGACGTGGAGCTGGTGGAGGTGCGGCAGGCGGCGGAGTTGCCGCAGGCGCTCCGGCAGCCCGACGGCGTGGTGTTCATCGCGGACGTGGCGAAGCTGGGGCGGGACGCGCAGTTCGCCCTGCTGCGCTGCCTGCAGACGCAGGAGGAGCGGCCCAAGCTGGTGCTGGGCGTCTCCGGCTCGGCGGACGCGGCGCTGGCGCGGGGCACGCTGCGGGACGACCTGCACTACCGCCTGCACCAGGCCCAGGTGGACCTCCAGAAGGACGGGCTGCGGGAGCTGCTGAAGCACCGCTGGGCCCAGCAGGCCGAGCAGCTCGCGCAGAAGGCCGCCGCGGCGAGGACCGCCGAGGAAGCGGCTCGCCAGGCCGCCATCGCAAGGCTCCCGGGCACGGTGACGCGCATCGCTCCCCGGCAGAAGGCGAAGCCGGTGGGCGGCAACGCTTCACGCGCGAAGGGCGTGCCGCGGAACGCCGCCCGCTGA
- a CDS encoding universal stress protein encodes MAIVCVTNLSPESLAAAHVAAAVAGRLQEPLLLLGISEGDAFLDEGTGALTLTQQRLEAEAARLETLARVVRYRLQAGTSADEVLSDEECRRARWIVVAASGWRGSAWRRATVPERLSRYGCAPVLAVRSDTALTDWARGRRRLLVLVGVDPGSSTTGAAVSFLRELRRVGPCDVLATYVCSPMDERERLGIHSPVHVELLEPGLQGMEALDPLVERVLQREVREQVGELLGEGRVEVVLEPGFGRPADHLMHVAHTRGADLMVVGTHQRSGVKRLWHGSVSAGVLRHAAQSVVCVPPMVQGRRADRAPRSVLVPVDFSEASAKAISQARTLVGPGGRVHLLHVHRRKLEDRGFMDHYGVLPEPARDRDGVLQRLWELVPRDEGAQTVRWSVEGVTGEDVTLAICQATEREGVDLVCVGTSLEPSRLRDALEGEVAHELVARCRRPVMVVPSA; translated from the coding sequence ATGGCCATCGTGTGCGTCACCAACCTGTCCCCTGAGTCCCTCGCGGCGGCCCATGTGGCGGCGGCCGTGGCGGGGCGGCTGCAAGAGCCGCTGTTGCTCCTGGGCATCTCGGAGGGGGACGCCTTCCTCGACGAGGGCACCGGCGCGTTGACGCTCACCCAGCAGCGGCTGGAGGCCGAGGCCGCGCGGCTCGAGACGCTGGCGCGGGTGGTGCGCTACCGGCTGCAGGCGGGCACCTCCGCGGACGAGGTGCTCAGCGACGAGGAGTGCCGACGGGCGCGCTGGATTGTGGTGGCGGCGTCCGGCTGGCGCGGCTCGGCGTGGCGGCGGGCCACGGTGCCGGAGCGCCTGTCCCGCTACGGCTGCGCGCCGGTGCTGGCCGTGCGCAGCGACACCGCGCTGACGGACTGGGCGCGGGGCCGCCGCCGGCTGCTGGTGCTGGTGGGCGTGGACCCGGGCTCGTCCACCACCGGCGCCGCGGTGTCCTTCCTGCGCGAGCTGCGCCGGGTGGGGCCGTGTGACGTGCTGGCCACCTACGTGTGCTCGCCCATGGACGAGCGGGAGCGGCTGGGCATCCACAGCCCCGTGCACGTGGAGCTGCTGGAGCCGGGCCTGCAGGGCATGGAGGCGCTGGACCCCCTTGTGGAGCGCGTGCTGCAACGCGAGGTGCGCGAGCAGGTGGGCGAGCTGCTGGGCGAGGGCCGCGTGGAGGTGGTGCTGGAGCCCGGCTTCGGCCGTCCGGCGGACCACCTGATGCACGTGGCGCACACGCGCGGGGCGGACCTGATGGTGGTGGGTACGCACCAGCGCAGCGGGGTGAAGCGGCTGTGGCACGGCTCGGTGTCCGCGGGGGTGTTGCGGCACGCGGCGCAGTCGGTGGTGTGTGTGCCGCCCATGGTGCAGGGCCGGCGCGCGGACCGCGCGCCGCGCAGCGTGCTGGTGCCCGTGGACTTCTCCGAGGCCAGCGCGAAGGCCATCTCCCAGGCGCGCACGCTGGTGGGGCCCGGCGGCCGGGTGCACCTGCTGCACGTCCACCGCCGCAAGCTGGAGGACCGCGGCTTCATGGACCACTACGGCGTGCTGCCCGAGCCCGCGAGGGACCGGGATGGGGTGCTCCAGCGGCTGTGGGAGCTGGTGCCGCGCGACGAGGGCGCGCAGACGGTGCGCTGGAGCGTGGAGGGCGTCACTGGCGAGGACGTGACGCTGGCCATCTGCCAGGCCACGGAGCGCGAGGGGGTGGACCTGGTGTGCGTGGGGACGTCCCTGGAGCCCTCGCGGCTGCGGGACGCGCTGGAGGGGGAGGTGGCCCACGAGCTGGTGGCCCGCTGCCGCCGGCCCGTCATGGTGGTGCCGTCCGCTTGA
- a CDS encoding type II secretion system protein GspG, with product MNASDEPPPSRRSPVLFVGLVFGLGLVVAILVGALSGSKAIHADRIHQDFVVLEEALGRYRADKGALPEEADLEALLVPAYLPSVPLDPWGRAYRYTSNGEQVFLATFGKSDDRGGAGEEQDHTNHDGHAAPKVAR from the coding sequence ATGAACGCCTCTGACGAGCCCCCTCCGTCCCGCCGCTCCCCCGTGCTGTTCGTGGGGCTCGTCTTCGGACTCGGGCTGGTGGTCGCCATCCTGGTGGGCGCGCTGAGTGGCTCCAAGGCCATCCACGCCGACCGCATCCACCAGGACTTCGTCGTGCTGGAGGAGGCCCTGGGCCGCTACCGCGCGGACAAGGGCGCCCTGCCGGAAGAGGCGGACCTGGAGGCGCTGCTGGTGCCCGCGTACCTGCCCTCCGTGCCGCTGGACCCGTGGGGCCGGGCGTACCGCTACACCAGCAACGGCGAGCAGGTCTTCCTGGCCACCTTCGGCAAGAGCGATGACCGGGGTGGGGCGGGCGAGGAGCAGGACCACACCAACCACGACGGGCACGCCGCGCCCAAGGTGGCGCGCTAG
- a CDS encoding adenylate/guanylate cyclase domain-containing protein, with protein sequence MSASSPLFGDLLLKLGIVSPSQVQEALALQALTGQRVGEALISLGYVTREQIQDALGEALGLHQDKSPLQPALGELLVGLKYVTLAQLDEGLARQRRDGRKLGEILVELGHCTYKQIYEALGLQNRIAGRQDLARPTSDGRRRVVVVDDSPLACAFVQEGLVALGYEVLCFQDPFEALESMGRLQPVIVLSDLEMPGLDGVELCRRLKEGPRHAVPVIILTANDVEAERVRGLRAGADDYVNKSASMDELAARIESVVRRTGETERMRKLFARYTSDAVVEEILKSADAVVLTGEKREVTLLFADIRNFTGLAESLPPEQVVGVLNQVLGRMSDAVLTCGGTLDKFLGDGLMAVFGAPVARPDDALRALQCAKMMMDALTDLRIEAEAEWAANGREGQPLALELGIGINSGVVVAGNIGSTVRAEYTCIGDAVNVAARLCALAGPGEILVGERTRELVDANETAFEDLPPVRLKGKQQPVPLFRAL encoded by the coding sequence ATGAGTGCTTCCAGCCCCTTGTTCGGTGACTTGCTGCTCAAGCTGGGGATTGTCTCGCCCAGCCAGGTGCAGGAGGCGCTCGCCCTCCAGGCCCTCACCGGTCAGCGCGTGGGGGAGGCCCTCATCTCCCTGGGCTACGTCACGCGGGAGCAGATTCAGGACGCGCTGGGCGAGGCGCTCGGGCTGCACCAGGACAAGAGCCCCCTGCAGCCCGCGCTGGGGGAGCTGCTGGTGGGCCTCAAGTACGTGACGCTGGCGCAGCTCGACGAGGGGCTCGCCCGCCAGCGCCGGGACGGCCGCAAGCTGGGCGAAATCCTGGTGGAGCTGGGCCACTGCACCTACAAGCAAATCTACGAGGCGCTGGGCCTGCAGAACCGCATCGCCGGCCGCCAGGACCTGGCGCGCCCCACCTCGGACGGCCGCCGCCGCGTGGTGGTGGTGGATGACAGCCCGCTGGCCTGCGCCTTCGTGCAGGAGGGGCTGGTGGCGCTGGGCTACGAGGTCCTCTGCTTCCAGGACCCCTTCGAGGCGCTGGAGAGCATGGGCCGCTTGCAGCCCGTCATCGTCCTCAGCGACCTGGAGATGCCCGGCCTGGACGGCGTGGAGCTGTGCCGCCGCCTGAAGGAGGGGCCTCGCCACGCGGTGCCCGTCATCATCCTCACCGCCAACGACGTGGAGGCGGAGCGCGTGCGCGGCCTGCGCGCCGGCGCGGATGACTACGTCAACAAGTCCGCGTCCATGGACGAGCTGGCCGCGCGCATCGAGAGCGTGGTGCGCCGCACGGGTGAGACGGAGCGCATGCGCAAGCTGTTCGCGCGCTACACGTCCGACGCGGTGGTGGAGGAAATCCTCAAGAGCGCGGACGCGGTGGTGCTCACCGGCGAGAAGCGCGAGGTGACGCTGCTGTTCGCGGACATCCGCAACTTCACCGGCCTGGCGGAGAGCCTGCCGCCGGAGCAGGTGGTGGGGGTGCTCAACCAGGTGCTCGGGCGGATGTCGGACGCGGTGCTCACCTGCGGCGGCACCCTGGACAAGTTCCTGGGCGACGGGCTGATGGCCGTCTTCGGCGCGCCGGTGGCCCGTCCGGATGACGCGCTGCGCGCGCTCCAGTGCGCGAAGATGATGATGGACGCGCTGACGGACCTGCGCATCGAGGCGGAGGCGGAGTGGGCGGCGAACGGGCGCGAGGGCCAGCCGCTGGCGCTGGAGCTGGGCATCGGCATCAACTCGGGCGTGGTGGTGGCGGGCAACATCGGCAGCACGGTGCGCGCCGAGTACACCTGCATCGGTGACGCCGTGAATGTGGCCGCGCGCCTGTGCGCGCTGGCGGGCCCGGGGGAAATCCTGGTGGGGGAGCGCACCCGCGAGCTGGTGGACGCCAACGAGACGGCCTTTGAAGACCTGCCTCCCGTGCGGCTGAAGGGCAAGCAGCAGCCCGTTCCATTGTTCCGTGCGCTCTAG
- a CDS encoding OmpA family protein, which translates to MTTRALHRWVLLAAVLGAFAPGCRHAPDLNPALDADGDGVLNGEDACPTARGLARLQGCPAKDTDGDGVEDALDTCPRRAGPASRDGCPIRDSDEDGVEDAKDACPRVFGPLERQGCPVEDPDRDGVEGAADKCPDEPGPASREGCPIRDADGDGVPDEEDACPTEEGLPALRGCPERDMDGDSVPDHRDNCPRERGAADNQGCPAARKQRVGIRPDRLELLERITFVPGTATLHPRVQPVLDNVAEVLLAHPRLGVIAVEGHTDNRGDPEVQREMTRARAEVVRDYLVERGVPADRLEAWGFGPDRPVGSNETSQGRAANRRLDLRIVTPRGRP; encoded by the coding sequence ATGACGACGCGCGCACTCCACCGCTGGGTCCTGCTCGCCGCCGTGCTGGGCGCCTTCGCCCCGGGCTGCCGGCATGCGCCCGACCTGAACCCGGCGCTCGACGCGGATGGCGACGGTGTCCTCAACGGGGAGGACGCCTGCCCCACCGCGAGGGGGCTCGCGCGGCTCCAGGGCTGCCCCGCGAAGGACACGGACGGGGACGGCGTGGAGGACGCGCTGGACACGTGCCCGCGCCGCGCCGGGCCGGCGTCTCGCGACGGCTGCCCCATCCGCGACTCGGACGAGGACGGCGTGGAGGACGCGAAGGACGCGTGTCCGCGCGTGTTCGGCCCGCTGGAGCGCCAGGGCTGTCCCGTTGAAGACCCGGACCGCGACGGGGTGGAGGGCGCGGCGGACAAGTGCCCGGACGAGCCCGGCCCGGCCTCGCGTGAGGGTTGCCCCATTCGCGACGCGGACGGAGACGGCGTCCCGGACGAGGAGGACGCCTGTCCCACCGAGGAGGGCCTGCCCGCGCTGCGCGGCTGCCCGGAGCGGGACATGGACGGCGACAGCGTGCCAGACCACCGGGACAACTGCCCGCGCGAGCGCGGCGCGGCGGACAACCAGGGCTGCCCGGCGGCGCGCAAGCAGCGCGTCGGCATCCGTCCGGACCGGCTGGAGCTGCTGGAGCGCATCACCTTCGTGCCCGGCACCGCGACGCTTCACCCTCGCGTCCAGCCGGTGCTCGACAACGTGGCCGAGGTGCTGCTGGCGCATCCCCGGCTGGGCGTCATCGCCGTTGAAGGCCACACGGACAACCGGGGCGATCCGGAGGTGCAGCGGGAGATGACGCGGGCGCGCGCGGAGGTGGTGCGGGACTACCTCGTCGAGCGGGGTGTCCCCGCGGACCGCCTGGAAGCGTGGGGCTTCGGCCCGGACAGGCCCGTCGGGTCGAATGAGACGTCTCAGGGACGCGCGGCCAACCGCCGCCTGGACCTGCGCATCGTGACGCCTCGCGGCAGACCGTAG
- a CDS encoding GAF domain-containing protein, which produces MKVPGKTMGAAVDRMSRALERLSAAPPVVAVLEELLCQASSALGASGAFLCWWGGTGDLSTLTTQGVDAEAAAVCAQRLLAQAPGPGEPRLPRVVEDVSRDALLASEPDARRELGAGALLSQPLFFAGGLGAAGVLGVLFREAWRPAEGDLQRFGLSVKLAALALERERMAETLRQSVLSARAEVEETEVLRLRRFQAVTEAFGRALSWDEVARVVLEQGLPAVGASLGMVHLVVPDGTVALKAAVGLSDAQKQALHVPPWRGGGTSGADAGGLSSPLWLETPAAVRDALPGLVSLLAPEPPRALVLLPLHVEGRTFGTLCFGFSEARRFSALERASITGLGHECGQALERARLYARERTARLQAEAAGQRLRLLADASALVSASLDWEETVAGVARLALGHFADGCAVDSYEDGVVRRLAVLYENPHTAPRGLELLRFTPQEGSPTLLAEVLASGRPWMMARPTSEPGDTRTAAARLYAAARELGVGSLILTPLVARQRTLGVLTFMRGAGSVPFDIPDLSLAEELAGRAALAIDNADLFRKARAAEEESRRGAARLHVLVQVSHLIAEAGLDLPTVLEVLVRKVSEALGDACVLQLLSEDKAHLDLVSVHHPDAEARAVLDASMRRCPARVGEGLSGRVAATGQPLFVPRLQAEDLRDERVPQGMPFLQRYGPHSVIVVPLGVRGRVLGTLGVMREARGREYSVEERALLESLAARAALAIEDARRYGAATQAVKARDEMLSVAGHELKSPLNALQLQIHLLARMAREAMAVDGLAERAERAAKAGQRLGLLIDDLLDVSRLSSGRLGLKREEVDLAALTRELVGRMSEELALAGSEVRLVLDEPVSGQWDRLRLEQVLVNLLSNAAKYGAGRPVTVEVGAVGPVARLSVRDEGIGVSPDEQERIFEQFERSASVQHFKGLGLGLWITKRIIEAHGGSIRLTSEPGKGSTFTVELPLPA; this is translated from the coding sequence ATGAAGGTGCCCGGGAAGACCATGGGAGCCGCGGTGGACCGCATGTCGCGGGCCCTGGAGCGGCTGTCGGCAGCACCGCCGGTGGTGGCGGTGCTGGAGGAGTTGCTTTGCCAGGCCTCCTCCGCGCTGGGCGCGTCCGGAGCCTTCCTCTGCTGGTGGGGCGGCACGGGCGACTTGAGCACGCTCACCACGCAGGGCGTGGACGCCGAGGCGGCGGCGGTTTGCGCGCAGCGGCTGCTGGCCCAGGCGCCCGGGCCGGGTGAGCCGCGGCTGCCCCGGGTGGTGGAGGACGTGTCGCGAGACGCGCTGCTGGCCAGCGAGCCGGACGCGCGGCGCGAGCTTGGGGCGGGGGCGCTCTTGTCCCAGCCGCTCTTCTTCGCGGGGGGCCTGGGCGCGGCGGGCGTGCTGGGCGTGCTCTTCCGCGAGGCGTGGCGTCCGGCGGAGGGGGACCTGCAGCGCTTCGGCTTGTCGGTGAAGCTGGCGGCGCTGGCGCTGGAGCGCGAGCGCATGGCGGAGACGCTGCGCCAGTCCGTGCTGTCCGCGCGGGCGGAGGTGGAGGAGACGGAGGTGCTGCGGTTGCGCCGCTTCCAGGCGGTGACGGAGGCCTTTGGCCGCGCGCTCTCCTGGGATGAGGTGGCGCGCGTGGTGCTGGAGCAGGGCTTGCCCGCGGTGGGCGCGAGCCTGGGCATGGTGCACCTGGTGGTCCCGGATGGGACGGTGGCGCTGAAGGCGGCGGTGGGCCTGTCCGACGCACAGAAGCAGGCGCTGCATGTGCCGCCGTGGCGCGGCGGCGGCACGTCGGGCGCCGATGCGGGAGGCCTCAGCTCCCCCCTGTGGCTGGAGACGCCAGCCGCGGTGCGGGACGCGCTGCCCGGGCTGGTGTCGCTCCTGGCACCGGAGCCGCCGCGCGCGCTGGTGTTGCTGCCCCTGCACGTGGAGGGGCGCACCTTCGGGACGCTGTGCTTCGGCTTCTCGGAGGCGCGGCGCTTCTCCGCCTTGGAGCGGGCCTCCATCACCGGCCTGGGACACGAGTGTGGCCAGGCGCTGGAGCGCGCGCGGCTGTACGCGCGGGAGCGCACGGCGCGGCTCCAGGCGGAAGCCGCGGGCCAGCGGCTGCGGCTGCTGGCGGACGCGAGCGCCCTGGTGTCGGCCTCGCTGGACTGGGAGGAGACGGTGGCGGGCGTGGCGCGGCTGGCGCTGGGGCACTTCGCGGATGGCTGCGCGGTGGACTCGTACGAGGACGGCGTGGTGCGGCGGCTCGCGGTGCTCTATGAGAACCCGCACACCGCGCCGCGCGGGTTGGAGCTCCTGCGCTTCACTCCGCAGGAGGGCAGCCCCACGCTGCTGGCGGAGGTGCTGGCCTCGGGGCGGCCTTGGATGATGGCGCGGCCCACCTCGGAGCCGGGGGACACCCGCACGGCGGCGGCGCGCCTGTACGCGGCCGCGCGAGAGCTGGGCGTGGGCTCGCTCATCCTGACGCCGCTGGTGGCGCGGCAGCGCACGCTGGGCGTGCTCACCTTCATGCGCGGCGCGGGCTCGGTGCCCTTCGACATCCCGGACCTGTCCCTGGCCGAGGAGCTCGCCGGGCGCGCGGCGCTGGCCATCGACAACGCGGACCTGTTCCGCAAGGCGCGCGCGGCCGAGGAGGAGAGCCGGCGCGGGGCGGCGCGGCTCCACGTCCTGGTGCAGGTCAGCCACCTCATCGCGGAGGCGGGGCTGGACCTGCCCACGGTGCTGGAGGTGCTGGTGCGCAAGGTGTCGGAGGCGCTGGGGGACGCGTGCGTGCTCCAGCTCCTCTCCGAGGACAAGGCGCACCTGGACCTGGTGTCCGTGCACCACCCCGACGCGGAGGCCCGCGCGGTGCTGGACGCGTCCATGCGGCGCTGCCCGGCGCGGGTGGGGGAGGGCCTGTCGGGGCGGGTGGCGGCGACGGGCCAGCCGCTCTTCGTGCCTCGCCTGCAGGCCGAGGACCTGCGCGACGAGCGCGTGCCGCAGGGCATGCCCTTCCTCCAGCGCTACGGGCCGCACAGCGTCATCGTCGTCCCGCTGGGCGTGCGCGGCCGGGTGCTGGGCACGCTGGGGGTGATGCGCGAGGCGCGGGGCCGTGAGTACTCGGTGGAGGAGCGCGCGCTGCTGGAGAGCCTGGCGGCGCGCGCGGCGTTGGCCATCGAGGACGCGCGGCGGTACGGCGCGGCCACGCAGGCGGTGAAGGCGCGCGACGAGATGCTGTCGGTCGCGGGGCACGAGCTGAAGTCGCCGTTGAACGCGCTCCAGCTCCAGATTCACCTGCTGGCGCGCATGGCTCGCGAGGCCATGGCCGTGGACGGGCTGGCGGAGCGCGCGGAGCGGGCGGCGAAGGCGGGCCAGCGGCTGGGGCTGCTCATCGATGACCTGCTGGATGTCTCGCGCCTCAGCTCGGGGCGGCTGGGGCTGAAGCGCGAGGAGGTGGACCTGGCGGCGCTGACGCGCGAGCTGGTGGGCCGCATGTCCGAGGAGCTGGCGCTGGCGGGCAGCGAGGTACGGCTGGTGCTCGACGAGCCGGTGTCGGGGCAGTGGGACCGGCTGCGCCTGGAGCAGGTGTTGGTGAATCTGCTCTCCAACGCGGCGAAGTACGGCGCGGGCCGACCGGTGACGGTGGAGGTGGGCGCGGTGGGCCCGGTGGCGCGGCTGTCCGTGCGCGACGAGGGCATCGGCGTGTCGCCGGACGAGCAGGAGCGCATCTTCGAGCAGTTCGAGCGCTCCGCGTCCGTGCAGCACTTCAAGGGCCTGGGCCTGGGGTTGTGGATCACCAAGCGCATCATCGAGGCCCACGGGGGCAGCATCCGCCTGACGAGCGAGCCGGGGAAGGGCTCCACCTTCACCGTGGAGCTGCCCCTGCCGGCCTGA
- a CDS encoding tryptophan 2,3-dioxygenase: MPGPMNKRDLEPGIITDLAGRTTYGDYLQLDRLLSAQVTRSQPPHHDELLFIIQHQTSELWMKLLIHELGACIRYVQADRLEPSFKIFARVAHIQRMLFEQWSVLETLTPNEYLEFRDTLGSSSGFQSFQYRALEFLLGNKDAQALTPFRHVPTIHGELERLFESPSLYDEFLRHLSRMGHPVPQSHAQRDWRKPYEKSPEVVEVFRRIYEDTEAHWDAYEMCEKLVDTEERFQLWRYRHMMTVMRIIGFKQGTGGSSGVGFLRKALDLRFFPELWDVRTELAPPPPRHRP, from the coding sequence ATGCCCGGGCCCATGAACAAACGCGATTTGGAGCCTGGAATCATCACCGACCTGGCCGGAAGGACCACGTACGGTGACTATCTGCAGCTCGACCGGCTCTTGTCGGCTCAGGTGACGCGCTCGCAGCCGCCGCACCACGACGAGCTGCTGTTCATCATCCAGCACCAGACGAGCGAGCTGTGGATGAAGCTGCTCATCCACGAGCTGGGCGCCTGCATCCGCTACGTCCAGGCGGACCGGCTGGAGCCGTCGTTCAAGATTTTCGCCCGCGTGGCGCACATCCAGCGGATGCTCTTCGAGCAGTGGAGCGTGTTGGAGACGCTCACGCCCAACGAGTACCTGGAGTTCCGCGACACGCTGGGCAGCTCCTCCGGCTTCCAGAGCTTCCAGTACCGGGCGTTGGAGTTCCTGCTGGGCAACAAGGACGCGCAGGCGCTGACGCCCTTCCGCCACGTCCCCACCATCCACGGGGAGCTGGAGCGGCTGTTCGAATCCCCCAGCCTGTATGACGAGTTCCTGCGCCACCTGTCGCGCATGGGACACCCGGTGCCGCAGAGCCACGCGCAGCGGGACTGGCGCAAGCCCTACGAGAAGAGCCCCGAGGTGGTGGAGGTGTTCCGCCGCATCTACGAGGACACCGAGGCGCACTGGGACGCGTATGAGATGTGCGAGAAGCTGGTGGACACCGAGGAGCGCTTCCAGCTCTGGCGCTACCGCCACATGATGACGGTGATGCGCATCATCGGCTTCAAGCAGGGCACGGGCGGCTCGTCCGGCGTGGGCTTCCTGCGCAAGGCGTTGGACCTGCGCTTCTTCCCGGAGCTGTGGGACGTGCGCACGGAGCTGGCGCCGCCCCCGCCGCGCCACCGGCCCTGA
- a CDS encoding hemerythrin domain-containing protein, with amino-acid sequence MPARRHTQVVCFLVRAERSRMGSPFDILIDQHRELEERLERLVSGVEPEELRGLTAELLALLRLHSRLEERCLYPLMARVEGREVSRVQAEDHLTMRELMAELEELPAGHPEWQARLLTLEDLAVAHFQEEENARLPQLMIALDSLSLEDLRRDLSATREELLSRPQVFQVPGGAPLLESLSWDG; translated from the coding sequence ATGCCTGCCCGCAGGCATACTCAGGTTGTCTGCTTCCTGGTGCGTGCCGAACGTTCCCGCATGGGCAGCCCGTTCGACATCCTCATCGACCAGCACCGGGAACTGGAGGAGCGTCTCGAGCGTCTGGTATCGGGTGTGGAACCCGAGGAGCTGCGAGGGCTGACGGCGGAGCTGCTGGCATTGCTGAGGCTTCACTCGCGACTGGAGGAGCGCTGCCTCTACCCGTTGATGGCGCGGGTGGAGGGCCGCGAAGTCAGCCGGGTGCAGGCGGAAGACCATCTCACCATGCGGGAGCTGATGGCTGAGCTGGAAGAGCTGCCCGCGGGCCACCCCGAGTGGCAGGCGCGTCTGTTGACACTGGAAGACCTGGCGGTGGCGCATTTCCAAGAAGAGGAGAATGCGCGGCTGCCCCAGCTCATGATTGCCCTGGATTCCCTGTCGCTGGAAGACCTGCGTCGTGATTTATCGGCCACTCGGGAGGAGCTGCTGTCACGTCCCCAGGTGTTCCAGGTGCCTGGGGGAGCCCCCCTGCTGGAGTCCCTGTCCTGGGACGGTTAG
- a CDS encoding lysophospholipid acyltransferase family protein — translation MDAPLASLRRAVFRLAEQGAALSALYHRACLVGAEHLPVKGPVLLVGNHGVWGYETPAFFHLIHRSTGRYPLGLAERGFFRVPLIRTVLPWLGGVEGTRENALTALRSGALVVCYPGGARETFKRSQGRYRLRWERALGFARLAARAGVPVVPFAGLGVDDTFRWPPGEERLCVRLTDDDKYRMPLVMGLGPLPWPVRLTFALGTPHAPPPPDASESRLRSFRDGVAASVKRLLTRHPHA, via the coding sequence ATGGATGCCCCGCTCGCCAGCCTGCGCCGGGCCGTGTTCCGCCTCGCCGAACAGGGCGCGGCGCTGTCGGCGCTGTACCACCGGGCGTGTCTGGTGGGCGCCGAGCACCTGCCAGTGAAAGGCCCGGTGCTGCTGGTGGGCAACCATGGCGTCTGGGGTTACGAGACGCCTGCCTTCTTTCATCTGATCCACCGGAGCACCGGCCGCTATCCATTGGGCCTGGCGGAGCGGGGGTTCTTCCGCGTTCCGTTGATCCGCACGGTGTTGCCCTGGCTGGGCGGCGTGGAGGGGACGCGGGAGAACGCCCTGACGGCGCTGCGCTCCGGGGCGCTGGTCGTCTGCTATCCGGGCGGCGCGCGGGAGACCTTCAAACGCAGCCAGGGCCGGTACCGGCTGCGCTGGGAGCGGGCCCTGGGCTTCGCGCGGCTGGCGGCCCGCGCGGGCGTGCCCGTGGTGCCCTTCGCCGGGCTGGGGGTGGATGACACCTTCCGGTGGCCCCCAGGCGAGGAGCGCCTGTGCGTGCGCCTGACGGACGATGACAAATACCGGATGCCGTTGGTGATGGGCCTGGGGCCCCTCCCCTGGCCCGTGCGGCTCACCTTCGCCCTGGGCACGCCCCACGCTCCGCCGCCCCCGGATGCCAGTGAATCCAGGCTCCGCTCCTTCCGGGACGGCGTGGCCGCCAGCGTGAAGCGGCTGCTGACGAGGCACCCCCATGCATGA